In a genomic window of Brassica rapa cultivar Chiifu-401-42 chromosome A10, CAAS_Brap_v3.01, whole genome shotgun sequence:
- the LOC103847154 gene encoding uncharacterized protein LOC103847154 isoform X1 — translation MDNGHEERLAEKFSGVGLRESSNENDSLFQVIKAVEAAEATIKQQVEENNLLKSELQRRYLELAKYKSGEATPQASHSAGSSPLHQSVDRRKGVISAPGAGSSGMLVVHHPNGEEATVSNRFEDRSDGIMTNGVVRGASQLSSTPSTISLSPMRLEGERDSHIISSTHELMPVGEVNNSGSAWKQELIHKVNEQEQEIVRLRKYLADYAVKEAQTRNEKYVLEKRIAHMRLAFDQQQQDLVDAASKALSYRQEIIEENIRLTYALQAAEQERSTFVSYLLPLLSEYSLHPQISDSQSIVSNVKVLFRHLQEKLLFTETKLKETEYQLAPWQSDVNHSNASPLSPYHPVGVTLRYSTEPEQYHQDGRSVPAASNYHLDGPQSRSPAFQMPVQPAFNQDESHGPNNRVQFREPLSNTFMDDPYAEVQADTNQTLENANYAAEFDEPSPSNYPNLPPVLEEPTSSFSEAADDDPLPGIADLQISGEPFPGRELLASGHSIHGTTKCNFEWVRHLEDGSVNYIDGAKKPNYLVTADDVDLYLAIEVHPLDDKNRKGELVKVFANDNCKITCHPEMQSHIEKNLHNSHASFKVSYAIGYMDIWEAATLSIKKEGYSIKPSNDPVITEKFSSSTTVAIPFEQPADFVIIGSDGVEHLFRVDNDATDFSCSRDTIVLTLRLFIKKALQRKKGKKKGFLFNK, via the exons ATGGACAACGGGCACGAGGAGAGACTCGCCGAGAAGTTCTCAGGAGTGGGTCTCAGAGAATCTTCCAATGAAAACGATAGCTTGTTCCAGGTCATCAAAGCCGTTGAAGCTGCCGAAGCCACAATCAAGCAACAG GTGGAGGAGAATAACCTCTTAAAGTCTGAACTTCAGAGAAGATATCTCGAGCTTGCCAAATAT AAATCAGGTGAAGCCACGCCCCAAGCATCTCACTCCGCTGGATCTTCCCCGTTGCATCAGTCAGTTGATCGGAGGAAGGGCGTGATCAGTGCTCCAGGTGCTGGTTCATCAGGTATGCTAGTTGTTCACCATCCAAATGGAGAGGAAGCTACTGTGAGTAATCGTTTCGAAGACCGTTCTGATGGAATCATGACTAATGGCGTAGTAAGAGGAGCCTCTCAGTTGTCTTCTACGCCGTCTACAATATCACTATCTCCTATGAG ATTGGAAGGAGAACGTGACTCGCACATCATTTCGTCTACTCATGAGTTGATGCCAGTAGGTGAAGTAAATAATTCGGGGAGCGCATGGAAGCAG GAGCTTATTCACAAGGTCAACGAACAGGAACAAGAGATTGTGCGGTTACGAAAATATCTTGCTGATTATGCTGTCAAG GAAGCTCAAACACGCAATGAGAAATATGTTTTGGAAAAGCGTATTGCGCACATGCGATTG GCATTTGATCAACAACAACAGGACCTTGTTGATGCTGCATCAAAAGCACTCTCTTATAGACAAGAGATTATTGAAGAAAATATTCGCCTGACATATGCCTTACAG GCTGCAGAACAGGAGAGATCTACATTTGTATCGTACTTGTTGCCTCTTCTATCTGAATATTCGCTGCATCCACAGATCTCTGATTCTCAGTCTATTGTTAGCAATGTCAAG GTTCTATTTAGGCATCTGCAGGAGAAGCTCCTTTTTACTGAG ACAAAGCTAAAGGAGACAGAGTACCAATTAGCACCTTGGCAGTCAGATGTAAATCACTCAAATGCTTCGCCTTTATCACCATATCATCCTGTTGGTGTGACTTTGAGATACTCA ACAGAACCAGAACAGTATCACCAAGATGGGCGTAGTGTACCAGCCGCGAGTAATTACCATCTTGATGGTCCTCAGAG TAGATCACCAGCCTTTCAGATGCCTGTGCAACCAGCTTTTAATCAAGATGAATCTCATGGACCAAATAACCGTGTTCAGTTTCGTGAGCCTCTCAGCAATACATTTATGGACGATCCATATGCAGAAGTACAAGCAGATACAAATCAAACTTTGGAAAATGCGAATTATGCAGCTGAGTTTGATGAGCCAAGCCCCTCAAATTACCCCAATTTGCCCCCAGTTCTTGAAGAGCCAACTTCATCTTTTTCTGAGG CTGCAGATGATGATCCGTTGCCAGGGATAGCAGACCTACAGATATCAGGAGAACCTTTTCCTGGACGAGAGCTTCTGGCTTCTGGACACTCCATCCATGGAACGACAAAATGTAATTTTGAG TGGGTGCGGCATCTGGAAGATGGATCAGTGAATTACATTGATG GAGCAAAGAAGCCAAATTATCTTGTTACTGCCGATGATGTTGATTTATATCTTGCAATTGAAGTTCACCCCTTGGACGATAAGAATCGCaag GGGGAGCTTGTGAAGGTCTTTGCCAATGATAATTGCAAGATTACATGTC ATCCAGAGATGCAGAGTCATATAGAGAAGAATCTTCATAACAGCCATGCATCGTTCAAGGTTTCCTATGCA ATTGGTTATATGGATATATGGGAAGCAGCTACTTTGTCTATCAAGAAAGAAGGCTATAGCATCAAACCAAGTAACGATCCTGTAATTACAGAAAAGTTCTCCTCTTCTACCACT GTTGCGATTCCCTTTGAACAGCCTGCGGATTTTGTGATTATTGGTAGTGATGGCGTGGAGCATCTCTTTCGGGTGGATAATGATGCAACGGATTTTAGCTG CTCAAGGGACACAATTGTGCTCACCCTCAGATTATTTATTAAGAAG GCTCTGCAGAGAAAGAAGGGCAAGAAAAAAGGATTTTTGTTTAACAaatga
- the LOC103847154 gene encoding uncharacterized protein LOC103847154 isoform X3, with amino-acid sequence MDNGHEERLAEKFSGVGLRESSNENDSLFQVIKAVEAAEATIKQQVEENNLLKSELQRRYLELAKYKSGEATPQASHSAGSSPLHQSVDRRKGVISAPGAGSSGMLVVHHPNGEEATVSNRFEDRSDGIMTNGVVRGASQLSSTPSTISLSPMRLEGERDSHIISSTHELMPVGEVNNSGSAWKQELIHKVNEQEQEIVRLRKYLADYAVKEAQTRNEKYVLEKRIAHMRLAFDQQQQDLVDAASKALSYRQEIIEENIRLTYALQAAEQERSTFVSYLLPLLSEYSLHPQISDSQSIVSNVKVLFRHLQEKLLFTETKLKETEYQLAPWQSDVNHSNASPLSPYHPVGVTLRYSTEPEQYHQDGRSVPAASNYHLDGPQSRSPAFQMPVQPAFNQDESHGPNNRVQFREPLSNTFMDDPYAEVQADTNQTLENANYAAEFDEPSPSNYPNLPPVLEEPTSSFSEAADDDPLPGIADLQISGEPFPGRELLASGHSIHGTTKCNFEWVRHLEDGSVNYIDGAKKPNYLVTADDVDLYLAIEVHPLDDKNRKGELVKVFANDNCKITCHPEMQSHIEKNLHNSHASFKIGYMDIWEAATLSIKKEGYSIKPSNDPVITEKFSSSTTVAIPFEQPADFVIIGSDGVEHLFRVDNDATDFSCSRDTIVLTLRLFIKKALQRKKGKKKGFLFNK; translated from the exons ATGGACAACGGGCACGAGGAGAGACTCGCCGAGAAGTTCTCAGGAGTGGGTCTCAGAGAATCTTCCAATGAAAACGATAGCTTGTTCCAGGTCATCAAAGCCGTTGAAGCTGCCGAAGCCACAATCAAGCAACAG GTGGAGGAGAATAACCTCTTAAAGTCTGAACTTCAGAGAAGATATCTCGAGCTTGCCAAATAT AAATCAGGTGAAGCCACGCCCCAAGCATCTCACTCCGCTGGATCTTCCCCGTTGCATCAGTCAGTTGATCGGAGGAAGGGCGTGATCAGTGCTCCAGGTGCTGGTTCATCAGGTATGCTAGTTGTTCACCATCCAAATGGAGAGGAAGCTACTGTGAGTAATCGTTTCGAAGACCGTTCTGATGGAATCATGACTAATGGCGTAGTAAGAGGAGCCTCTCAGTTGTCTTCTACGCCGTCTACAATATCACTATCTCCTATGAG ATTGGAAGGAGAACGTGACTCGCACATCATTTCGTCTACTCATGAGTTGATGCCAGTAGGTGAAGTAAATAATTCGGGGAGCGCATGGAAGCAG GAGCTTATTCACAAGGTCAACGAACAGGAACAAGAGATTGTGCGGTTACGAAAATATCTTGCTGATTATGCTGTCAAG GAAGCTCAAACACGCAATGAGAAATATGTTTTGGAAAAGCGTATTGCGCACATGCGATTG GCATTTGATCAACAACAACAGGACCTTGTTGATGCTGCATCAAAAGCACTCTCTTATAGACAAGAGATTATTGAAGAAAATATTCGCCTGACATATGCCTTACAG GCTGCAGAACAGGAGAGATCTACATTTGTATCGTACTTGTTGCCTCTTCTATCTGAATATTCGCTGCATCCACAGATCTCTGATTCTCAGTCTATTGTTAGCAATGTCAAG GTTCTATTTAGGCATCTGCAGGAGAAGCTCCTTTTTACTGAG ACAAAGCTAAAGGAGACAGAGTACCAATTAGCACCTTGGCAGTCAGATGTAAATCACTCAAATGCTTCGCCTTTATCACCATATCATCCTGTTGGTGTGACTTTGAGATACTCA ACAGAACCAGAACAGTATCACCAAGATGGGCGTAGTGTACCAGCCGCGAGTAATTACCATCTTGATGGTCCTCAGAG TAGATCACCAGCCTTTCAGATGCCTGTGCAACCAGCTTTTAATCAAGATGAATCTCATGGACCAAATAACCGTGTTCAGTTTCGTGAGCCTCTCAGCAATACATTTATGGACGATCCATATGCAGAAGTACAAGCAGATACAAATCAAACTTTGGAAAATGCGAATTATGCAGCTGAGTTTGATGAGCCAAGCCCCTCAAATTACCCCAATTTGCCCCCAGTTCTTGAAGAGCCAACTTCATCTTTTTCTGAGG CTGCAGATGATGATCCGTTGCCAGGGATAGCAGACCTACAGATATCAGGAGAACCTTTTCCTGGACGAGAGCTTCTGGCTTCTGGACACTCCATCCATGGAACGACAAAATGTAATTTTGAG TGGGTGCGGCATCTGGAAGATGGATCAGTGAATTACATTGATG GAGCAAAGAAGCCAAATTATCTTGTTACTGCCGATGATGTTGATTTATATCTTGCAATTGAAGTTCACCCCTTGGACGATAAGAATCGCaag GGGGAGCTTGTGAAGGTCTTTGCCAATGATAATTGCAAGATTACATGTC ATCCAGAGATGCAGAGTCATATAGAGAAGAATCTTCATAACAGCCATGCATCGTTCAAG ATTGGTTATATGGATATATGGGAAGCAGCTACTTTGTCTATCAAGAAAGAAGGCTATAGCATCAAACCAAGTAACGATCCTGTAATTACAGAAAAGTTCTCCTCTTCTACCACT GTTGCGATTCCCTTTGAACAGCCTGCGGATTTTGTGATTATTGGTAGTGATGGCGTGGAGCATCTCTTTCGGGTGGATAATGATGCAACGGATTTTAGCTG CTCAAGGGACACAATTGTGCTCACCCTCAGATTATTTATTAAGAAG GCTCTGCAGAGAAAGAAGGGCAAGAAAAAAGGATTTTTGTTTAACAaatga
- the LOC103847154 gene encoding uncharacterized protein LOC103847154 isoform X2, with product MDNGHEERLAEKFSGVGLRESSNENDSLFQVIKAVEAAEATIKQQVEENNLLKSELQRRYLELAKYKSGEATPQASHSAGSSPLHQSVDRRKGVISAPGAGSSGMLVVHHPNGEEATVSNRFEDRSDGIMTNGVVRGASQLSSTPSTISLSPMRLEGERDSHIISSTHELMPVGEVNNSGSAWKQELIHKVNEQEQEIVRLRKYLADYAVKEAQTRNEKYVLEKRIAHMRLAFDQQQQDLVDAASKALSYRQEIIEENIRLTYALQAAEQERSTFVSYLLPLLSEYSLHPQISDSQSIVSNVKVLFRHLQEKLLFTETKLKETEYQLAPWQSDVNHSNASPLSPYHPVGVTLRYSTEPEQYHQDGRSVPAASNYHLDGPQRSPAFQMPVQPAFNQDESHGPNNRVQFREPLSNTFMDDPYAEVQADTNQTLENANYAAEFDEPSPSNYPNLPPVLEEPTSSFSEAADDDPLPGIADLQISGEPFPGRELLASGHSIHGTTKCNFEWVRHLEDGSVNYIDGAKKPNYLVTADDVDLYLAIEVHPLDDKNRKGELVKVFANDNCKITCHPEMQSHIEKNLHNSHASFKVSYAIGYMDIWEAATLSIKKEGYSIKPSNDPVITEKFSSSTTVAIPFEQPADFVIIGSDGVEHLFRVDNDATDFSCSRDTIVLTLRLFIKKALQRKKGKKKGFLFNK from the exons ATGGACAACGGGCACGAGGAGAGACTCGCCGAGAAGTTCTCAGGAGTGGGTCTCAGAGAATCTTCCAATGAAAACGATAGCTTGTTCCAGGTCATCAAAGCCGTTGAAGCTGCCGAAGCCACAATCAAGCAACAG GTGGAGGAGAATAACCTCTTAAAGTCTGAACTTCAGAGAAGATATCTCGAGCTTGCCAAATAT AAATCAGGTGAAGCCACGCCCCAAGCATCTCACTCCGCTGGATCTTCCCCGTTGCATCAGTCAGTTGATCGGAGGAAGGGCGTGATCAGTGCTCCAGGTGCTGGTTCATCAGGTATGCTAGTTGTTCACCATCCAAATGGAGAGGAAGCTACTGTGAGTAATCGTTTCGAAGACCGTTCTGATGGAATCATGACTAATGGCGTAGTAAGAGGAGCCTCTCAGTTGTCTTCTACGCCGTCTACAATATCACTATCTCCTATGAG ATTGGAAGGAGAACGTGACTCGCACATCATTTCGTCTACTCATGAGTTGATGCCAGTAGGTGAAGTAAATAATTCGGGGAGCGCATGGAAGCAG GAGCTTATTCACAAGGTCAACGAACAGGAACAAGAGATTGTGCGGTTACGAAAATATCTTGCTGATTATGCTGTCAAG GAAGCTCAAACACGCAATGAGAAATATGTTTTGGAAAAGCGTATTGCGCACATGCGATTG GCATTTGATCAACAACAACAGGACCTTGTTGATGCTGCATCAAAAGCACTCTCTTATAGACAAGAGATTATTGAAGAAAATATTCGCCTGACATATGCCTTACAG GCTGCAGAACAGGAGAGATCTACATTTGTATCGTACTTGTTGCCTCTTCTATCTGAATATTCGCTGCATCCACAGATCTCTGATTCTCAGTCTATTGTTAGCAATGTCAAG GTTCTATTTAGGCATCTGCAGGAGAAGCTCCTTTTTACTGAG ACAAAGCTAAAGGAGACAGAGTACCAATTAGCACCTTGGCAGTCAGATGTAAATCACTCAAATGCTTCGCCTTTATCACCATATCATCCTGTTGGTGTGACTTTGAGATACTCA ACAGAACCAGAACAGTATCACCAAGATGGGCGTAGTGTACCAGCCGCGAGTAATTACCATCTTGATGGTCCTCAGAG ATCACCAGCCTTTCAGATGCCTGTGCAACCAGCTTTTAATCAAGATGAATCTCATGGACCAAATAACCGTGTTCAGTTTCGTGAGCCTCTCAGCAATACATTTATGGACGATCCATATGCAGAAGTACAAGCAGATACAAATCAAACTTTGGAAAATGCGAATTATGCAGCTGAGTTTGATGAGCCAAGCCCCTCAAATTACCCCAATTTGCCCCCAGTTCTTGAAGAGCCAACTTCATCTTTTTCTGAGG CTGCAGATGATGATCCGTTGCCAGGGATAGCAGACCTACAGATATCAGGAGAACCTTTTCCTGGACGAGAGCTTCTGGCTTCTGGACACTCCATCCATGGAACGACAAAATGTAATTTTGAG TGGGTGCGGCATCTGGAAGATGGATCAGTGAATTACATTGATG GAGCAAAGAAGCCAAATTATCTTGTTACTGCCGATGATGTTGATTTATATCTTGCAATTGAAGTTCACCCCTTGGACGATAAGAATCGCaag GGGGAGCTTGTGAAGGTCTTTGCCAATGATAATTGCAAGATTACATGTC ATCCAGAGATGCAGAGTCATATAGAGAAGAATCTTCATAACAGCCATGCATCGTTCAAGGTTTCCTATGCA ATTGGTTATATGGATATATGGGAAGCAGCTACTTTGTCTATCAAGAAAGAAGGCTATAGCATCAAACCAAGTAACGATCCTGTAATTACAGAAAAGTTCTCCTCTTCTACCACT GTTGCGATTCCCTTTGAACAGCCTGCGGATTTTGTGATTATTGGTAGTGATGGCGTGGAGCATCTCTTTCGGGTGGATAATGATGCAACGGATTTTAGCTG CTCAAGGGACACAATTGTGCTCACCCTCAGATTATTTATTAAGAAG GCTCTGCAGAGAAAGAAGGGCAAGAAAAAAGGATTTTTGTTTAACAaatga
- the LOC103847581 gene encoding putative nuclease HARBI1: MMSGDGDDDDDELSSGGSGDEVHVINGHNKRIPTAPSGGSGPSRRRNRKAGGVAIVEAMLELAAASKMRAAALTKKNGDNLQDSSTSSIDLDLELDEMELVAAAAGYLYYQSLVNQPPGTSPSTRGTYLKDLLQGPVEDCREVLRMDKRLFHKLSDTFREQGLLRDTITVLVEEQVAIFLSIIGHNQRIRVIQERFHLSCETISRHFNNVLKAVKAVSRGFFQPPVLETHEDIVSSKRLYPYFKDCIGVIDGLKLLANLPIKDQPRFQNKKGILTQNVLVACNFDLEFIFVCPGWEGSINDSRILRAVLDDPNQNFPQPPKGKYYLVDRNYTNTEGFIAPYQGARYGPHEYHGARQMPQNAHDLFNHRHMCLSNVIQRSVSMLKTRFPILKSAPPYHFQVQRDLVIATCALHNFIKREDGAHDWLFAGEGKDAAAAEEEPRGEGEEEELELLHMDSTPRELVADSLRDSIAFTMWDDFMNKCEEW, encoded by the exons ATGATGTctggtgatggtgatgatgatgatgatgaacttTCCTCTGGCGGCTCTGGAGACGAAGTACACGTCATTAACGGACACAACAAGCGTATTCCGACAGCACCTTCTGGTGGTTCTGGACCGTCTCGCAGGAGAAACCGCAAGGCTGGTGGTGTTGCCATAGTTGAAGCCATGCTAGAACTCGCAGCAGCTTCCAAAATGAGAGCAGCAGCTTTGACTAAGAAGAACGGAGACAACTTACAAG ATTCCTCCACTAGTAGCATCGATTTAGACTTAGAACTAGATGAGATGGAGCTAGTTGCTGCAGCTGCTGGTTACTTATACTACCAAAGTCTAGTAAACCAACCTCCGGGAACTTCGCCTTCTACAAGAGGTACATATTTAAAAGACTTGCTTCAAGGACCTGTTGAAGATTGCAGGGAAGTGCTTCGGATGGATAAACGTCTGTTTCACAAACTATCCGACACTTTTAGAGAGCAAGGACTGCTGAGAGATACCATCACTGTTCTGGTGGAAGAGCAGGTTGCTATATTCTTAAGCATTATAGGTCATAATCAGCGAATCAGAGTTATACAAGAGAGGTTCCACCTCTCTTGTGAAACCATTAGCCGCCATTTCAACAATGTGTTGAAGGCGGTTAAGGCGGTGTCACGCGGGTTTTTTCAGCCACCGGTTTTGGAAACACATGAAGATATAGTCAGTAGCAAAAGGCTTTATCCATATTTCAAG GATTGTATTGGAGTTATAGATGGCTTGAAGCTTCTTGCTAACCTTCCTATAAAAGACCAGCCTCGGTTTCAGAACAAGAAAGGGATACTTACACAGAACGTGCTTGTAGCTTGCAACTTTGATTTGGAGTTTATATTTGTATGCCCTGGATGGGAAGGCTCTATCAACGATTCACGCATCTTAAGAGCAGTCCTGGATGATCCAAACCAGAACTTCCCTCAACCTCCCAAAG GAAAATACTATCTTGTTGACAGAAACTACACAAACACAGAAGGTTTCATTGCTCCATACCAAGGAGCTAGGTACGGTCCTCACGAGTACCATGGTGCACGCCAAATGCCGCAGAACGCTCATGACCTTTTCAACCATAGGCACATGTGTCTAAGCAACGTTATCCAAAGATCAGTCAGCATGTTGAAAACTCGGTTTCCAATCCTGAAATCAGCGCCTCCTTACCATTTTCAAGTCCAGAGGGATCTGGTGATTGCGACGTGTGCTCTGCATAATTTCATCAAAAGGGAAGATGGGGCTCACGACTGGCTCTTTGCTGGTGAAGGTAAAGATGCTGCTGCTGCAGAGGAGGAACCGCGTGGAGAAGGGGAGGAAGAAGAGCTAGAGTTGCTGCACATGGATTCTACTCCTAGGGAGCTTGTTGCTGATTCTCTACGAGACTCCATTGCATTTACTATGTGGGATGACTTCATGAACAAGTGCGAAGAATGGTAG